A window of Sphingobium herbicidovorans contains these coding sequences:
- a CDS encoding MmcB family DNA repair protein, giving the protein MMHSSSPSAEQGCSPLTDGTALAVARGTLRLFFRHDMSGILEVPLPNGRRADIMALDSAGRITIVEIKCSRADLLGDMKWPDYLDYCDRFFWAVPSGFDLSLFDSEALWPARTGLIVADQYDAELLRPAPVEPLAAARRKAETLRFARRAARRLTALADPDHAAELGW; this is encoded by the coding sequence AGGCTGTTCGCCCCTGACCGATGGCACCGCGCTGGCGGTGGCCCGTGGCACGCTGCGGCTGTTCTTTCGCCATGACATGAGCGGCATATTGGAAGTGCCGCTGCCAAACGGCCGCCGGGCCGACATCATGGCGCTCGACAGCGCGGGGCGCATCACCATCGTCGAGATCAAGTGCAGTCGTGCGGACCTGCTGGGCGACATGAAATGGCCCGATTATCTGGACTATTGCGACCGCTTCTTCTGGGCTGTGCCTTCGGGATTCGACCTGTCGCTGTTTGACAGCGAGGCGTTATGGCCAGCGCGGACGGGATTGATCGTCGCCGACCAATATGACGCGGAATTGCTGCGCCCCGCACCGGTCGAACCGCTGGCGGCGGCGCGGCGCAAGGCGGAAACCCTGCGCTTTGCCCGGCGCGCTGCGCGGCGGCTGACGGCGCTGGCCGACCCGGATCATGCGGCGGAACTGGGCTGGTGA
- a CDS encoding ankyrin repeat domain-containing protein, whose amino-acid sequence MGAGRAAAMALALLTPVAAQAQFSDGYNFLKAVKDADGQKVTDLVQKPGSTVINSRDVTSGETALHIVIARRDNTWLSFLLAKGANPDLADNRGNTPLMNAVQARFEDGVRTLLAGGAQIDKANGSGETPLIRAVQLRDVGLTRLLIGQGANADKRDTIAGMSARDYAQRESRTPGLVEAVTAAKSKPAPSGPVQGPVF is encoded by the coding sequence ATGGCGCTCGCGCTGCTGACTCCCGTTGCGGCGCAGGCGCAATTTTCCGACGGCTATAATTTCCTGAAGGCGGTGAAGGACGCCGATGGGCAAAAGGTCACCGACCTCGTCCAGAAGCCCGGATCGACCGTCATCAACAGCCGGGACGTCACCAGCGGTGAAACCGCCCTGCACATCGTCATCGCCCGCCGCGACAATACATGGCTGTCCTTCCTCCTGGCCAAGGGCGCCAATCCCGACCTGGCGGACAACCGGGGCAACACCCCCCTCATGAACGCCGTGCAGGCGCGGTTCGAGGATGGGGTGCGCACGTTGCTGGCAGGCGGCGCGCAGATCGACAAGGCGAACGGCAGTGGCGAAACGCCGCTGATCCGCGCGGTGCAGTTGCGTGACGTAGGCCTGACGCGCCTGCTGATCGGGCAAGGCGCCAATGCCGACAAGCGCGACACCATCGCCGGCATGTCGGCGCGCGATTATGCGCAGCGGGAATCCCGCACGCCCGGTCTGGTCGAAGCCGTGACCGCGGCGAAAAGCAAGCCCGCACCCTCAGGCCCGGTGCAAGGCCCGGTTTTCTAG